The following proteins come from a genomic window of Micromonospora zamorensis:
- a CDS encoding glycerophosphodiester phosphodiesterase yields the protein MGGPLVFAHRGASYDLPEHTLAAYLRALDEGADGLECDVRLTRDGHLVCVHDRRLDRTSNGRGLVSARTLAELDALDFGSWHPGSAPGGDLPPDDSHTRLLTLARLLDAVLDAGRPVRLLVETKHPSRYGSNVERRLVSLLRRYGLADPAPDDPVQVTVMSFSPLAVRRVRELAPTLPTVLLLEVLPPWLRLGRLPFGSRIAGPGIGLVRGRPQLLPALQAAGNEVYVWTVNEPTDLELVLSAGVDGIITDRPAYALARLGR from the coding sequence ATGGGCGGGCCACTGGTCTTCGCGCACCGCGGCGCCTCGTACGACCTTCCCGAGCACACCCTCGCCGCGTACCTTCGCGCTCTCGACGAGGGCGCCGACGGCCTGGAGTGCGACGTCCGGCTGACCCGGGACGGGCACCTGGTCTGCGTACACGACCGTCGACTCGACCGCACCAGCAACGGTCGCGGTCTGGTCAGCGCGCGTACGCTCGCCGAGCTGGACGCACTGGACTTCGGCTCGTGGCATCCGGGCAGCGCACCGGGCGGCGACCTGCCGCCGGACGACTCGCACACCCGGCTGCTCACCCTGGCCCGACTGCTGGACGCGGTGCTCGACGCCGGCCGGCCGGTCCGGCTGCTGGTCGAGACGAAGCACCCGTCCCGCTACGGCTCGAACGTGGAACGCCGACTGGTCAGCCTGCTGCGCCGCTACGGGCTGGCCGACCCGGCGCCGGACGACCCCGTGCAGGTCACCGTGATGTCGTTCTCCCCGCTGGCGGTCCGCCGGGTGCGCGAACTCGCCCCGACGCTGCCCACCGTGCTGTTGCTGGAGGTGTTGCCGCCCTGGCTGCGGTTGGGCCGGCTGCCGTTCGGCTCCCGCATCGCCGGGCCGGGCATCGGCCTGGTCCGGGGCCGTCCGCAGCTGCTGCCCGCGCTCCAAGCGGCCGGCAACGAGGTGTACGTCTGGACGGTCAACGAGCCCACCGACCTGGAACTGGTGCTGTCCGCCGGGGTGGACGGGATCATCACCGACCGGCCGGCGTACGCCCTCGCGCGGCTGGGCCGCTGA
- a CDS encoding PAS domain-containing sensor histidine kinase has translation MPERIDFPALLAGHTVVIEMINSGDAGLPVLTQLLRVAQPALGATGMAFVEFGPTGGRVISATGAAEWALGRPLAADDPDTVCLLAGPRVRQVRVDHLNGKLAGELGGSDLHWMVVSRAEIGGHIVGSMHALYSDDDEPGPDQQAVIGYLASCVAHMYGDQSGLPVHGDGPVVAALADGLAVVDRDGHVRLWNPAAAQVTGRSVEQALSTPLPFPLPPSGQVRDHRMPDGRWLRITSGELPGPGTLRVVTFRDITDQQRRDHDRELFVAVTSHELRTPVTVIKGYADTLTDHWESLTEVDRRQAARVIGQRANELARLVDRLLSSAAETGPGDDPATPFDLGEALRSAVGDLPADLRRRLVLLLPTDLPKALGHRPSLATVLTELTTNAGKYSAPDSPIEITASVDGQLVAFRVSDRGIGIRPEHVERAFDRFWQGESGDRRGYPGAGLGLYLVRRIVEQQNGWVSLRPRTGGGTVAEVRLPRG, from the coding sequence ATGCCGGAGCGTATTGACTTCCCCGCTCTCCTCGCCGGCCACACCGTCGTGATCGAGATGATCAATTCTGGGGACGCCGGCCTGCCGGTCCTCACCCAGCTCCTCCGGGTGGCCCAGCCGGCACTCGGCGCGACCGGTATGGCGTTCGTCGAGTTCGGTCCGACCGGTGGTCGCGTGATCTCCGCGACCGGCGCGGCGGAATGGGCCCTCGGTCGTCCGCTGGCCGCCGACGACCCGGACACCGTCTGTCTGCTCGCCGGCCCACGGGTACGCCAGGTACGGGTGGACCACCTCAACGGCAAGCTGGCCGGCGAGCTGGGCGGCAGCGACCTGCACTGGATGGTGGTCTCCCGGGCGGAGATCGGCGGCCACATCGTCGGGAGCATGCACGCGCTCTACTCGGACGACGACGAGCCGGGCCCGGACCAGCAGGCGGTGATCGGCTACCTCGCCTCCTGCGTCGCGCACATGTACGGCGACCAGAGCGGCCTGCCGGTGCACGGCGACGGCCCGGTGGTGGCGGCACTCGCCGACGGGCTGGCCGTCGTCGACCGGGACGGGCACGTCCGACTCTGGAACCCGGCCGCCGCCCAGGTCACCGGGCGGTCGGTCGAGCAGGCGCTGAGCACGCCGTTGCCGTTCCCGCTGCCCCCCTCCGGCCAGGTCCGGGACCACCGGATGCCGGACGGCCGCTGGCTGCGGATCACCTCCGGCGAGCTGCCCGGCCCGGGCACGTTGCGGGTGGTCACCTTCCGCGACATCACCGACCAGCAGCGCCGCGACCACGACCGGGAACTGTTCGTCGCGGTGACCAGCCACGAGCTGCGCACCCCGGTCACCGTCATCAAGGGGTACGCGGACACCCTCACCGACCACTGGGAGTCGCTCACCGAGGTGGACCGGCGGCAGGCTGCCCGGGTGATCGGGCAGCGTGCCAACGAGTTGGCCCGGTTGGTCGACCGTCTCCTCTCCTCGGCCGCCGAGACCGGGCCGGGGGACGACCCCGCGACCCCCTTCGACCTCGGCGAGGCGCTGCGCTCCGCCGTCGGGGACCTGCCGGCGGACCTGCGTCGCCGGCTGGTGCTGCTCCTCCCGACCGACCTGCCCAAGGCGCTCGGCCACCGGCCCAGCCTGGCCACGGTGTTGACCGAGCTGACGACCAACGCCGGCAAGTACTCGGCACCGGACTCCCCGATCGAGATCACCGCCTCCGTGGACGGTCAACTGGTGGCGTTCCGGGTCAGCGACCGGGGCATCGGCATCCGACCGGAGCACGTGGAGCGGGCCTTCGACCGGTTCTGGCAGGGCGAGTCCGGCGACCGGCGCGGCTATCCGGGGGCAGGGCTCGGCCTCTATCTCGTCCGCCGGATCGTTGA